From Candidatus Binatia bacterium:
ATGAACGGCGCCGTGGCGACGGCCAAGGAAATCGCGGCTTCCGACCCGGCGCGTTACGTGCTGTTGGAGCAGTTCAGCAACCCCGCCAATCCGGCGATCCACGAGAGTACGACCGGACCGGAGATCTGGGATGACACCGACGGGCGAGTCGACATCTTCGTCTCCGGCGTCGGTACCGGCGGGACGATCACCGGGGTGTCGCGGTACATCAAGAAGACGCGCGGCAAGGCCATCGTGTCGGTCGCCGTCGAGCCCTCCGCCAGCCCCGTTCTGACCCAGAAACGCGCCGGCGAGGCAATCAAGCCCGGGCCGCATAAGATCCAGGGTATCGGAGCCGGGTTTATCCCGGAGGTGCTCGATCTATCTCTCGTCGATACGATCGAGCAGGTCACCAACGAGGAGGCGATCACCTACGCCCGCCGGCTGACGCGCGAGGAGGGAATCATTTCGGGCATATCGAGCGGCGCGGCGGTCGCGGTCGCGGTGCGGCTGGCGCAGCGGCCTGAGAACGCCGGAAAGACGATCGTCACGGTGCTGCCCGACTCGGGCGAGCGCTACCTCAGCTCGATCCTCTTCGAGGGGGTTTTCGACGCCCAGGGGGCCGCGCTATGACGGCCCTATCGATCGCACCCAGCAGTCCTTCCCCGGCGTGGGACCTTGCGCAGGTGGTCGAGGCACTCGCCACCGCCAACGCGGATCTCCTGCCCCGCCGGCAGCGCATGTTCGGGTGCCACGTGCTGCCCTCGCGCGAGGCGCTCGAGGGGATCATCACAGAGCTCCGCGCGGCGCTGTTCCCGGCGCATTTCGGTGCTACCGACCACTCCAGCGCCGGCATCCGGAACTACGTCGGTCACCGGCTGGACGTCGCCCTCTTCGAGCTCCAAGAGCAGGTGCGGCGCGGGCTGCTCTTCGCGTCGGCGCATGGCGACGGAGACGTCGGCGCATGCGAGCGCCGGGCCGTCGAGATCACGCGGGAGTTCGCCCTCCGACTCCCCGCGGCCCGCACGCTGCTCGGGAGCGACGCCCGCGCCGCGTACGAGGGAGACCCGGCGGCCACGAGCGCCGACGAGGCCGTGCTCTGTTATCCGGGCATCACCGCCATCACCCACCACCGCATCGCGCACCAACTCTACGAGCTCGGTGCGCCGCTCATCGCGCGCACCATCGCGGAGCTGGCGCATGGCGCGACGGGGATCGACATCCATCCGGGCGCGCGTATCGGCGGCAGCTTCTTCATCGACCATGGCACCGGAGTCGTCATCGGCGAAACCTGCATCATCGGTGAGCGCGTGCGCCTCTACCAAGGCGTCACCTTGGGGGCGAAGAGCTTCCCTACCGATGAGCAGGGGCGGGCGATCAAAGGCAGGCCGCGTCATCCTATCGTCGAGGACGACGTCACGATTTACGCTGGAGCAACAATCCTGGGCCGGATCATCATCGGCCGCGGCTCCAGCATCGGCGGCAACGTCTGGCTCACCCGCGCTGTTCCGCCGGGGAGCCGCATCAGCCAAGCGCAGGTCCGGGACGATCTGTTCGACGGCGGATCGGGAATTTGAGGGACAATTCTCGGTGTCAAAATGCACGTCGCAGGAAGACCGCTTGACATACCCGCTGGCATCATTTACAGACAGTCGCCATGAACGTTGAGCGCCAGCTCATGTGTACGTGTTGTACCAAGGCTCGGGAGGCCTCCTGCGCTTACGGTCGCGCTGCGTTCATGTCCGTTCCGCTCTGACTTCGAACTCACAACGCTGATTGAAGGGCCCGGGAGGTTGATTGCCTCCCGGGCCTTTTTGTTTTCGACGCCCTCACCCTGACCCTCTTCCAGGAGGCAAGGGGACCTGAAGGATGGGGCACCGAGATGGCGCAAGATTCGGCCGAAATGAGGAACGAAAGGAACGATGATGAAAACCAATAGTACAGCAACAGCAGCTTGGAAGACCTTCACTGCCAGTGTGCTTACCATCGCAGCCAGCATCTTTGTGGGACCGGCTCTGATCTCAGGCAGCGCTCACGCGGGAGACAAGTCCGTCGAACTGCTCAACGTGTCGTACGATCCAACACGTGAGTTGTGGCGTGATCTCAACGCCGCCTTCATCCAGAAGTACCAGAAAGAACAGGGAACGCAGATCCTTTCCATCAAACAATCCCATGGCGGCTCGTCGAGCCAGGCACGGGCCGTCATCGACGGACTGGACGCTGACGTGGTTACGCTCGCTCTCTGGCCCGATACCGATGCCATCCGCAAAGCCGGACTGATCTCTGAGGGCTGGGAAAAGCGGTTTCCCAACAATTCGCTGCCGTACGTTTCCACCATCGTTTTCGTGGTGCGCAAAGGAAATCCAAACGGGATCAAGGATTGGCCCGATCTCATCAAGCCGGGCATCGAAATCGTGACGCCGAACCCGAAGACCTCCGGCAACGGCAAGTTGAGCTTCCTCGCCGCCTGGGGATCGGTCATCCAGCGCGGCGGCTCAGAACAAGAAGCGTCGGACTTCGTCACCAAACTCTACCAGCACACCCCAGTCCTCGACTCCGGCGCGCGCGGCGCCACCACCACGTTTGCCCAGAAGAAGATCGGGGACGTCCATTTGACCTGGGAGAACGAAGCCCGCCTCGAGATCGCAGAG
This genomic window contains:
- a CDS encoding pyridoxal-phosphate dependent enzyme, producing MNGAVATAKEIAASDPARYVLLEQFSNPANPAIHESTTGPEIWDDTDGRVDIFVSGVGTGGTITGVSRYIKKTRGKAIVSVAVEPSASPVLTQKRAGEAIKPGPHKIQGIGAGFIPEVLDLSLVDTIEQVTNEEAITYARRLTREEGIISGISSGAAVAVAVRLAQRPENAGKTIVTVLPDSGERYLSSILFEGVFDAQGAAL
- the epsC gene encoding serine O-acetyltransferase EpsC; this encodes MTALSIAPSSPSPAWDLAQVVEALATANADLLPRRQRMFGCHVLPSREALEGIITELRAALFPAHFGATDHSSAGIRNYVGHRLDVALFELQEQVRRGLLFASAHGDGDVGACERRAVEITREFALRLPAARTLLGSDARAAYEGDPAATSADEAVLCYPGITAITHHRIAHQLYELGAPLIARTIAELAHGATGIDIHPGARIGGSFFIDHGTGVVIGETCIIGERVRLYQGVTLGAKSFPTDEQGRAIKGRPRHPIVEDDVTIYAGATILGRIIIGRGSSIGGNVWLTRAVPPGSRISQAQVRDDLFDGGSGI
- a CDS encoding sulfate ABC transporter substrate-binding protein, with the translated sequence MKTNSTATAAWKTFTASVLTIAASIFVGPALISGSAHAGDKSVELLNVSYDPTRELWRDLNAAFIQKYQKEQGTQILSIKQSHGGSSSQARAVIDGLDADVVTLALWPDTDAIRKAGLISEGWEKRFPNNSLPYVSTIVFVVRKGNPNGIKDWPDLIKPGIEIVTPNPKTSGNGKLSFLAAWGSVIQRGGSEQEASDFVTKLYQHTPVLDSGARGATTTFAQKKIGDVHLTWENEARLEIAEAGGELELIFPPVSILAEPPVAVVDANVKRKGTREVAEAYLNFLYTDAGQEIIAKHFYRPTNAEVLKRHADIFPAIKLFPISTVAKDWDEAQRRFFAEGKIFDSIYKP